The bacterium genome includes the window CGCCTGGAGTTGGACTTCCACACGACGGCGCCGCTGCCGGGCGCGGTGGGAGTGACAGCCCGCGACGGGGCGCTACTGCTGGGCCGGATCGAGGTGACGCGCCCCCGCTAAGATGCGCACCCGCAGCCGCCTGGCCATTGCACTCGGCAGTATCCTCTGGCTCCTGGGCCTGTCATGCCTGATCGTCTGGCACCAGATCTGGGCGCCCGTCTTCGCCGCCCCCGGGCAGACGACGAGCACTGTCACCCCCTACTACGCAAACGACCCCGGCGGCTCGTTCCGCGACGACTTCGATGCCAATGAGCCCCTGGAGCGCCGGGAGGTGGACATCGTCCACCCGCGGCACGGCCCCTTCGCCTGCGAAGCCGATACTCCGGGCGGCGGGCAGGCGCGGCTGACGGGCGGGGCCCTGATGGCCGCCACCCGGCCCGTGCAGGACGGGACCGTGTCGGTGCGGTTCAGCCACCCCGACGGCGGCGACCCGACGGCCGGCGTCTTCGTCACCGTCTTCGGCCGCGTGCAGGAGGAGACGCAGCCGACGCGGCGCGACCTGCTCCCCTACCAGACCGGCTACGCCTTCGAGTGGGACATGCACGATGGGCGCCAGCGACTGTGGGCGGGCAACACGCTCCTGGCCGAGCGCCCGGCCCCCGGTGACAGCCATCCGCACAGTCTCGCCCTGGTCATGCAGGGCGCTGCGCTCGAGGGCCTGGTGGATGGCGCTGTGGCCCTGCAGGCCAGCGACAGCCGCTACCAGACCGGCCTGGTCGGGTTCGGGGGCCACGGGCGGCTGCCGATCGTCTTCACGCGGTTCGAGCTGGCGCGGCCGGGCCAGGGCGGCCCCAAGCCACCGGTGGATGTGGGGGCGCCCTTCGGCCTCACCGAGGCTTTCAACGGCCTGGGCGACGAGCCGGAACAGGACAGGAACAAGGAGACGTACTCGTACGGCAGCTCGGGCAAGCCGATTGTCTACAGGCCCTGGTATGCTGTGCACGGGAGCTACGGCCAGAATGTGCGCCGCCGCCGCGACGGCGTGAATCAGGTGGTATTGGCCGAGTGCTTCTATCTGCCGATTGACAGCAAGCACGCCCGGACCTGCACCGTCACGGCCTCCTGCGGCCGCATCCGCCTGATGCCCCGCGAGCAGGCCTACACGCCATCCCTCGAGCACGCCACCGTCAGCACGTTACTGGTGAGGGTCCAGTCCGCCGATGCGCCCCTGGCGGGGTGTTACGGTCTGGACTACGACTGGCAGCAGCAGAGGCTGCGGCTCTTCCGGTCGGACGCCACCGGCCCGCCGTCGCGGGAGCGCTGGCCGCGGCGGACGCCGACACGGCGCGTGGAACTGAAGGCCGCCCGGGTAGCGCCTGCGGTGGACCCGGCGCTGCTGGTGCTGTCGGTCCAGGGCACGACGATCAGCGGCGGCGTCCAGGGGCAGCCGCTGCTCACAGCAGTGGACGCAACGTACGCGCAGGGCTACGTGGGCTTCGGCGCCGCCGAAGACACCACGGCGGTGTTCGACTGGGTGAGGATGACGGGGGAGTAGCGCGAGAGGGTGCACCACGCCATGAGTGACGACCAGCCGACGTACACGACGCTGGATGGCTCGCTGATCCGCGAGATCATTCGCCCCGAGCGGCAGGGCAGCCGCCACCTGAGCCTGGCCGAGGCCACGATCGCGCCCGGCCAGTCCACGACGCGCCACCGCCACCGGCAGTCCGAGGAGGTCTACTTCGTGCTAAGCGGCGAGGGGATCGTCGAGGTGGCCGCGCGGCAGCAGCCGGTGCAGACGGGCGACGCGGTGCTCATCCCCCCCGGCGCCGAGCACCGCGCCACCTGCCTGAGCAACACCCCCCTCCGCCTCCTGTGCCTCTGCAGCCCGCCCTACCAGCACGAGGACACGGAGCTGACGGAGGGAGTCGTGGTGTAGCGGGACGGGGAGTTAAGTATGGTGTCCCCGAGATTCCGGGATTCCCGAGATGCCTGATCTCCGGGATCAGACATGACGGGTGCGTTCGAATGGGCGCAGGTTAGCCCGGGTGGGAGGGTCCTCGTGTCTACACGCGAAGCCATTGCCGCCATACGCAAGCGTATGGAGAGACTACAACCGGTGGTTCTCCTGTGGCAAGATAGCCAGCACGAACAGGCGTCGGCCTGGGCGGACGTGTGTCCCCTTGATGACAGTACCGTAGCTCTGGCACCGATCCGCGGGACCAAAGGCATTCCGGGTGGCGTCTTCCAGGCCCGAGTCGTGTTCACAGTACCCCACTCATCAACCGTCATGGAGATTGCGGGGACAGCTTCTCGCGAGGAACTGCCGCCCTTGCACACCGGACTGACGAAGGCCCTCTCAATGGGGTCACACGGCGGCCCGTGGTCTCGAGACGTCGGCCTGTCTGAGGCAGTGAGAATGGTAGTCGATGGCGCACGGGAGTGCGCTATTGGCGCCTGTCCGCCTTCGCACTTGGCCGAACTGGGTCTGCGCGTACCCTTCAGCCTCCCGTTCACCGATGCAGCCTCACTGGACACGGCTTCGCGTCTGCTGGAGGAGACGCTGTACGATCCGTGCTGGATCGACCATGATGAGAGTCAGCAGCAAGTGCGACTGAAGCTCTGGGAGGTGGACGCCGGAATATGCCGCCACGGTATGTGTGCTGCCGTGCCCTGGGAACTGGAGATCAACTCAGTCGTATCGTTGCGAGTCCGCGATGAGACAGCTCTCGGTATGGTCGACTTCTGGGGCATGACCTATACCTCACGTTCCCAGGTCATGCGTTTCCGGCGTAGACCTAGGTTTGGCCTGACCACTTGGAGGTATCCGCTTGTGGAACTGCGGGTAGCAGGGCTTGAGGGCGCTGTGCGCTCCTGCGGTCAAGCCACATGGGCGTGGGCGGAGAGCGACAGGGCGCGATCGCGGTAGCAGAGAGCGATGGCCTCAACCTGCCAGAGCGGGAACGCCTGTGACAGGCTCTACGCCGTGACGGCCACTGCGTCCAGCGACTACTTGCGGGACTACCGCCCGCCCGGCAACCAGCGTTGACGCAGTTGGGGGACGCCATACTTGACTCGCGCCGTCGGGGCAGGGGCATGCGAGGGCCGAACACCGCGCCACCTGCCTGAGCAGCACCCCGCTCCGCCTCCTATGCCTCTGCAGCCCACCCTACCAGCACGAGGACACGGAGTTGACGGACGAGGTTGTGGCGTAGGGGGAGTTAAGTATGGTGTTCCCGAAATAGAGGAGGCGTGGCGTGACATCGAAGGAGCGCGTGCTGCGTAGCATTCGCCACGAAGCGGTGGACCGGACGCCCTATTACTACCTGGGGGGCCGCGTGGATGCGGCGCTGGCTCAGCGTCTGGGGGTGGCGGCGGGGGACAGCGAGGCATTGCTGCGATGCCTGGGCGCCGATGTGCGGTATGTGTGGCCGCGGCTGGTCCAGGCTCCCGGTGAAGTGCGGTACGGGTACAACTGCGGGGCCGTGCATGCCCGGCTGCACAACCAGCCGGGGGGACAGGGGCCAGCCATCTACCCCGTCGGCACGGCGCAGAACGTCGCGGACCTCGACCAGTGGCGCTGGCCCGACCCGGACTGGTTCGACTACGACGTTCCTGCCGACGTGGCCGCCGCCTGGCGCGACCAGGCGGTGGTGGCCTATGACATGGGCATCCTCTTCCTGTTCGCCATGGGCGTGCGCGGCCTGGAGCAGCTCATGATGGACATGGCGTGCGAGCCTGATCTGGCGCACGAGGTGTTCCGGCGCATCGCGGAGTTCAACCTGGAGCGCACGCGGCGCTTCCTGACGGCGAATGCCGGGCTGATTGACATCCTGGGGCTGGGCGACGATGTGGCCGGCCAGGGCGGCATGGTCATCAGCCCGGCCATGTGGCGGGAGTACATGAAGCCCCACCTGCAGCGAATGGTTGACCTGTGCCGCGAGTTCGCGGTCATCCCCTACTTCCACGGGTGCGGGGGCTTCCGCGACCTGTACCCGGACTTCATCGAGATGGGCATCGCGTGCACGGGCAGGCTGCAGACCGAGGCCAGGGGGAACGACCTGGGGGACGTCAAGCGCCGGTTCGGGCGGGACCTGTGCCTGTGGGGCGGCATTGACGGGCAGCAGGTGACGGTGCGAGGCACGCCCGATGAGGTGCGCGACCACGTGCGAGCGGTGCTGCGCATCGGGGCGCCCGGCGGCGGCTTTGTCGCGGGCCCCACCCACAGCTTCACCGAGGACACCCCGATCGAGAACATCGTGGCGGTGTACGAGGTCCTGCGCCAGGCGGCTGAGTGAGCACCGCCGGGACGCGCCGTCGGTACGCAGCCAGTTATCCCCAGACCGGCCATGCTTGGAAGGTAAACATACCCTCTTAGGCGAATGCCACCAGTAGCAGTGGGTGCCAAGCGTCGTCGCCCTCGCCGTTGCCATCTCGTTCGCAGCGCTCACACGTCCGGGCACTTGCTGCCATGTTCCCGTTTGGGAGGTGTTCGGCATGCCACGGATGCGCGTGCCTCGCCCTTGCTGGGTATCTCTCGTCTCTGCCGCCCTGACTGTGCTGTTGCTCTCCGCTTCATGTGTGACTTCCCAGCCGCAGCAGGCGATTGCCTTCACCAGCTACCGCGACGGCAACGGGGAGATCTACCGCATGACCGGCAGCGGTGAGGCTCAGACGCGCCTCACCTCCGATCCCGCCGAGGACCGCATGCCCAGGTGGTCGCCGGACGGCCGGACGATATTGTTCGTCTCGGCGCGGGACGGCAACACCGAGCTCTACTCGATGCGCGCCGACGGCGGCGAGCCGACCAACCTCACCCGCAACGCCGCCAATGACGACAGCCCGGCGTGGTCGCCGGATGGCTCCCGGATCGTCTTCGTGCGCTGGACGGCCGCAGGCAAATGGGACGTCTGGGTCATGGACGCAAGCGGCGGGGAGCAGCGTCAACTCACCCGCAGTCCCGAGGACGACATGTGTCCGGCCTGGTCGCCGGACAGCCAGTGGCTCGTGTACATGGGCAGCCAGGGGGGGCGCTTCCAGATCTTCAGGGTGCGAGCCGATGGCGAGATGCTCACGCAACTGACCCGCGAGGCGCCGGGCGCGGTGGATCCCGATTGGTCGGCGGATGGTGACTGGATCGCCTTCATGAGCGACCGCACTGGGGACTGCGAGATCTACAAGATGCGCCCTGACGGCTCAGCCCAGACGCGCCTCACCCACGCTCAGGGGATCGACCGCTACCCGCTGTGGTCGCCCGACGGAGTTGAGATCGCCTTTGTGAGTCAGCGCGACGGCAACAAGGAGATCTACAGCGTCCGCGCCGACGGCAGTGGCGAGAAGAACCTGACCAACAACCCGAAGGATGATTGGGACCAGGAGTGGTCCGCCAACAGCGAGTACCTCCTCTTCGTCACTGCCCGCGACGGCGCCGACGAGGTCTACGCCATGGACCGCTATGGCGCGCGGGTGCAGGCGATCTCGCGACATGAGGCGGGCGATGCGATCCCGCACCTGGGGCCGCCCCTCGCCGCCCCCCCGCCGCCGGTGGCGCAGCCGCAGCCCGGCCGAGGCATCATCGCCTTCAGCCGCGGCGGGCAGGTCTTCCTGATCAACCCCGATGGCAGCAACATGCGCCGTGTCGAGGGTATCGGGAACCTACAGGGGCTTTGGGCAGGACCCCGCCTGTCACCGGACGGACAGGCGGTGGCCTACGCCCGCGTCACCGATCCTGCTCGGAACCGGTTCCTGACGGATCTGTTTGTCTACTATCTGCCCAGCGGGCCCGAGGTGCCGGTAACGCGAATGCCCAGCGCCTACGGGAACATCTCGTGGAGCCCGGACGGAAGGCGACTGCTTGCCTGGTCGAACAGGGACCCCAACAACGACTTCAGCCTGGCCACTCACTGGTGGTTCCCGTTGGACGGTTCCCCCCGGGCAAAGCTACCCGCCCTGTACCCCGGGGACCGGTACTTCAGCTCCCAGTACGCCGACCTGTCACGCGACGGGCAGTGGGTTGCATATCTGCACGGATCCCAGGCCTCGGCCGCGAGGCTGGACGGAAGCAGGGCGCACCGCCTCTATGACCACAGCCAATCCCCCTGGGACTATGGGGACAGGACGCTATGCTTCAGCCCGGACGGAACCCAGATCGCGTTCCTGCGCTTCCCCGGCAAAGACCCTGATGCCTGGGGGCCCAGCCCACTGCGCGACGGCACTAAGACGGCGCTGAAGCATGAGTTGTGTCTGGTACCTGCGACCGGCGGTGTACCGCGGATCGTTGCTCAGGGGCTGGAGATCACCTTCGGCTGTACCGTCTCCTGGTCACCCGATGGCAGCGAGATCCTGATGGTGTGTGGGCTGGTCTCCGACCCGAACGACCGGTACGCCCTGCACATTGTCAACTTGGAGACCCGTCGCGTGCGCAAGCTGGTGACAGAGCCCGTCAACCAGCCGATTGTCTCGGCCGACTGGCGGTAGAACATCAATTCGGGGACACCATACCTAACTCGCGCCGTCCGGGCAGGGGCACCGCGGTAGCCGAGGACCGCGTGGTCTATCCGGGAGTTAAGTATGGTGTCCCCGAAATAGACCTACCCGCCGGGGAGGGCATAGCTCCAGAGGTGGGAGCCGATCGCGAAGTAGATGTGGTCGCCTACGAGGGCCGTGCCGCCGGTGATGGTCGCGGGCGGGGCGGCCAGCTTCTCGACCGCAAACCCCCGCTGTGTCACCCGTACCACTCCCCCACTCAGCACCGTGAGCAGGTGACCCTGGCCGTCCGGGAGCAGCGCGCTGCCAAACACCGCGCCCCCGCAGTCGGGCAGAGCCTGCGACCGGACCACCCTCTTCTCCTTCGGGTCGAACACGAAGAACGTGGCCGGGCTGGCCAGGCCGTAGACGAGGCCGTCGCTGCTGGCGTGCAGGGCCGCGATGCTGCTAGAACCGGGCACCGGCACGAGTTGGTACGCGACCTGCTTCGTCGGCCAGTCCAGGACGAAGAGCACGCCCTCCTTCGCGGCGGCGACGGTGCCGTGGCCGCCGGCGACAGTCGTGCCGCAGATCACGTTGCCATCGGGCAGGGCCGCCATCGCCGCCACGCTGTGGTCGGGGATGAGCTGTTTGTGGGTCAGCAACTGGCTCTCGTTGGTCTCCAGGTTGTAGAGGCCGATGCCCCCGCCCAGGTAGCCGTAGCCCGGCTCGCCGGACATCAGCAGGTGCTTGCCGTCGGGGTAGGCCAGGGCGCCGACGGGGACGTTAATGTCCGGGGCGTACTGCTTAAGCAGGCGGGGGTTGTCCGTCGCTGCCGTGCCGGGCCCGGTCCACGGCTGGCGGGTGTCGTACAGCCACAGCTTCCCGCCGGTGTATTCGTTGCCCATCACGTATGGGCCCTGGAAGGCAATGGATTTCCAGGCCTGGTGGCCGGGCTTGACCTCCAGCTTCTGGGTGCGCGGATCGAACGTGCAGGCGAAGGACGGGTGGGCCGAGGAGCCGTAGACGAGGCCATCCGGCCCGCCGGCGAGCACCCGGAGGTGCGTGCCCTCCGACTGGTAGTCGAAGGTGATCTTCCTGACGGTCTTGGCTTGCGTGTCCTCGACTTCCAGCCACTTCTGCTCAAGGTCATAGGCGCGGACGCGACGGCCGTCGGGCAGGTTGCTCAGGAGGGTGCCCCAGCCGATGTTGTGGACTGCCGCGCGGGGGCCCATCTGCTCCTTGGTGATGGGCGTGGCCTGGCCCCCGAAGAGCTGGAAGTGACTGTCCTTGAACTCGCCGTAAGCCTTGCCGTCGGCGCCGGGGTAGACGACGGCGGTGCCGATCTGGCGGTCGGCTTCGGGGATGAGCTGCCGCCGCTCGCCGGTGGCCGGGTTGAAGGCGACGATGTTGTGCCGGGCGGTGCCGATGCCCGCGTACACCCAGCCGGCGCTATCCACCGCCAGGTGCGAGGGGTACTGCTGCACCGGGTCGAGACGGCCGCAGTCCTTGATTTCGCGCGTCTTGGGGTCGAAGCAGATCAGGTGACAGCCGGAGCAACTGCCCGCATAGACGCAGCCATCGGGGCCTTCTGTGAAGCCCAGGTAGCACTGGCCGGCGACGGGGGCGGCGTGGAAGGTGAACTCGCGGGTGGCGAGGTCGAGCTCCAGGAACGTCGCCCCCTCACAGGTGTAGAACTTGCCGTTGCTGCCCAGGAGCGAGCCGTAGGGCGGGGAGTTGGGGGTGCCCTCGGGCATGAACACCTGGGTGGTCACGCCGGTGTCGAGGTCGATGACCAGCACCCAGGGACGAGGGCTGAGGTCGAGGCTGCAGGCGACGGCGACGTGTTTGCCGTCGGGCGTGCGGGTGGCGACGACCCCGCGCCGCTCGGCGAGCGGAACCGCCGCGCCGTGATCCATGAAGCCTGTCTGGGCGAAAACGCCCGTTGCGGCCGCACTCAGCGCGAGCATCGCCATCGTGATCGTCCCCCGTAGCGAGGTGGACATGGTTGCACGTCACCTCCGTCAGTGACCGACGCGGCGAGTGTCTCAGCCGTCGCGGCGCAGCACCCGGCCGAAGTGCCCGGCGGCGGTCACGTCGTTGTCGACCGCCACCTGCCCGTTGACGAGGACGAAGGGCATGCCGGTGGGGTACTGGTGGGCGTTGGTGAAGGCCGCGTTGTCGGCGACCGTGGCCGGGTCGAAGATGACGAGGTCGGCGAAGTAGCCGGGGCGCAGCCAACCGCGGTCGCGCAGCCCGTAGCGCCGAGCGGGCTTGGAGGTCATCTTCTCGACCGCCTCGCCCAGGGACATGAGCCGCTCTTCGCGGACGTACTTGCCCAGCACGCGAGGGTAGGTGCCGTAGTTGCGCGGGTGGGTGGCATAGCGGCCGAAGACCTCCAGGTGGGCATCGGTGCCAACCATCACGAGCGGGTGCGCCAGGATGGTCTTCAGGTTGTCCTCGCTCATGGTGAAGCCCACCGCGCCGATGGCGTTCTCGGCATTGCGGCGCTCGATCTCCAGGGAGACATCAATGGCTTCGGCGCCCCACTGCGCCATGAGGTCCGCCACGGTCTTGCCGTCCACCTCCGGGTCGGGCTGCTTGAGGGAGGTGAACATGAGCTTGTCGGGGCCGCCGTACTGGGCCAGCAGGCTCGCGATCTCCTGGCGGAAGTGCTCGATGACGTCCGGGTCCTTCAGGTGCTCGCGCCCCCCGCGCTGCTGTGCCTCCTCGTAGCACCAGCGGTTCATGATGTTGGTGGAGCCACCGTGCCAGCCGATGTACGGATAGCGGTCGGCGGCCACGTCGAGGCCGCGCGCCACGGCGTCCTCCATCATCTCCAGGACGAGGTCGAGCTTGTCCCAGAAGGCGGGCCCGTCGGTCTTCAGATGCGAGATCTGCACGGCGATGCCGGTCTGGTGGGCGACCTCGATGGCCTCGGCCACCGCCTGGAGCAACCCCTTGCCCTCGGAGCGGATGTGGCTGGCGTAGATAGCCCCGGCGTCCGCGGCCGGGCGCGTCACGTCCACGATCTCCTCAAACGTCTCGTGGCGCTGGGCATAGCCGACCGTGATGCCGATGGCGCCCTCCTCCAGCCCCTGCCGCACCATGTCCTGCATGGCCACCGTCTGCTCGTAGGTCGGCCACGGGCTCTCGCTGCCCTCCATCGCCACGCGCCGGATCGTGTGGTGGCCGACCAGCATGGCATAGTTGCTCTTGAAGCCCTCGCGCTCGACCTTGGCCAGGTGCTCGCCCACCGGCCAGCCGGAGCCGCCGCAGTTGCCCGCGATGACGGTGGTGATGCCCTGGCGGAGCAGGTTGTCGGAGTGCAGGATGTCCTTGTCCACATCCACATGGCAGTGGGTATGGGGGTCAATGAAGCCCGGGCAGACGGCCAGTCCGGTGGCGTCAAGGGTGCGCGGCGCCACGGCCTGCGACAGGTCGCCCACAGCCTTCACGCGGTCCCCCGCCACGCCGACATCAGCGCGGAAGCCCTCGCTCCCACTCCCGTCATAGACCGTCCCGCCGGTGATGATGAGATCGAGATCCATGTCCATACTCCCTCTAATTCGGGGACACCATACTTAACTCGTCCGGCCTGCGGTCTCTACAGGAACCCGACGCCGCGGCCCTCCAGCAGGCCCCGCAGTTCCTCCCCGGGCAGGTCTCCGGGCATCGCCCCTGTCCGCGCGGCCCAGGCGGCGGCCAGGCCGGCGGCCTGGCCCATCGCCATGCACGTGCCGGTGACGCGGTAGGAGGCGTGGGCCTCGTGGCTGCCGGAGATGCAGCGGCCGGCGAAGAGCAGGCCCTGCACGTTCTCGGGCAGCAGGCAGCGGTACGGGATCTCGTAGGCCTGCATCGGTGCGCCATGGCCCGAGGGGACGCCGGCGCCGGGGGCGGGCTCGTGGACGTCCACCCCGAAGGCGCAGCACGTCACGGCATCGGGGAAGCGCCGCCCGGCGGCCAGATCATCCAGCGTCAGGCGATAGCGCCCACACAGGCGACGGGTCTCACGCAGGCCGAGGGTGGGGGCGGTGCGGACCAGGCGGACGCCCTCGAGCCCTGGCACGTGGCGCAGTGCCGTGACCAGGTCGTACGCCTGCCGGCGGGCCGTGACGATCCCCTCCGTCACATCGCGCGGGTTCAGCCCGTTGAGGCGGTAGACGTGGGTGGCCTGCACCATGGCGCTGCCGGGGCGGGGCATGGTGATGATGGCCGGGGCGTAGTTGACGCGACCGATGGGCAACTCAACGCCGAGGTCGTATGCGGCGATGGCCTGCGCCAGTTGGTCGTACGTCTCCTCGGTCGCCCCCTGCTCATAGCCGCCGAGGCCCTCGATCTCGAACATCAGCGTCATGGGCTGCATGAGGCCATCGGAGAGGCGGCCCAGTTCGTAGGGCACGCCGGCGCGGGCGGCCACATCGCCGTCGCCCGTGCAGTCCACCACGACCGAGGCCAGGACAGCCTCGCGCCCCGCCTTGCTCTCGATGATGACGCCCCGGACCGCGCCCTCGGTGACGATGGGCTCGGTCATCAGCACATGGTACCAGAAGGTCGCCCCTGCCTCGGCGAACATCGTCTCCAGCAGGCGCACCATGGCCTCGGTGTCGAAGGTGGCGCGCCAGGCGTGGTGATGCCAGGCGCCCTCGGTCTGCAGGCGCTCGACCAGCTCGGCCACGAGCCAGCCCTTCTTGCGGAACTCGAAGAAGGGATTGACCAGGCCGGCGGTCCACATGCCGCCGAGCATCCCGTGACGCTCGAGCAGCAGCGTGCGCGCCCCCTCACGGGCGGCCGCGAGCGCCGCGCCCACGCCGGCCGGCCCTCCCCCCACGACCAGCACGTCCACCTCGGCCACGACGGGCGTGTCGCGCGGGGGCTCCGTGACGATGTCGCGCCCTGTGCCCAGGCGAAGGGCTCGGGGCTGCTCCTGGTGCAGACGAGGGTTGCTGTCAGTCATCGCTCGGCTCGCTACTTGATGTCGAAGTAGAGGCTGCGGCTCACGGCCTGATCGCTCTTGGGCACCGTGACGCCGTGGTTGCGCGGGTCGCTGACCTTCTTGCCCTGATAGGTCATCGTGACGTACAGGGCGCTGAAGTTGTCGTAGCCCCCGGCAGCGAGCGGCGCCGAGACGAACTCCACCGTGTTGAGGCGCCGCAGCGCCGTGGCCGGCACTTCCAGGCTGAAGTTCTGGCGTTCCTTCGCATCGGCAGGGAGCGTGCCGATCTCCTGGCCATTCACCTTGACGAGGTTGGCGGCCTGGACCCCGAACAGCATCATGCTCAGCTTGGCCGGGGCCGTGGCCGCGAAGGGCTCCTCCCGACCGGTGAGGACGAGGAAGGGCTGGCGCTCGACCATCGGCTCGCCAGGGCCGTGCAGCGTCAGGACGAAGTCGTGGACGCCATCCACCAGCGCGGGCAGCTTGAGCGCACAACTGAACCTCCGCGTCAGGCCGTCGGGCCGGAAGTCCGTCACGGCCTGCTTCGCCTCACCCAGGCTCACGTCCACCGAGGTGACTTCGCTTTTCAGGTCCAGAAAGCGCACGTCGCAGGCGGCCTCGTCCCTGAGGGTGGCGGAACGCGCGGGGGAGACGACCGTCACCGGGTAGCGCTCGGCCCAGTCGCCCATCACGTCCTCGAAGCCATCGGGGGTGATCTTCACGAGGTGGTACGCCATCGCGTTGGGGGCGAAACTGCTGCCGTGCCAGGCGTAGCTGACCGCCCCGCCCTCGGTCTCCATGCCGCCGGCGAAGGGCACGCGACTGAGGCTGTGTCCGTGCCCGCACAGCGCCATGATGACCTTCCGCCCCTGCAGGAGCTGCTCCACTTCCGGCTTCTGGGCGAGCGTGAAGAACTCCTCGTGAATCATCATCACCAGCGGTGTCGCCATGTCCACATGCGGCAGGTAAGCTTTGAGCCACGCCATGCACTCCTGGGGGATCTCGTACGCCACCTTGCCGCTGCTGACGTCGGTGCCGTCCATAGCGATGAAGCCGACCCCAGCGTAGTTGAAGGCATAGTGCATCGGGCCGAACAGCCGCCGGTAAATGCCCTTGCCCCAGTCGGGCTCGGTGCGGGGCCCATCCAGGCTGCCCGCCCCGGCGTGCTCGTGGTTGCCGGGCAGGTTGAACAGCGGCATCTTCAGGGGCGCGACCATCTGCTGATAGAGCTTCAGGCGACGCTCACCCTCGGGCAGCGGGCATCCGGTGGTGTCCACGGCCAGATCGCCCGTGTGCACGACGAAGGCCAGCGGCACGGGCAACTCGTTGAGGGTCTTGACGTACTGGGCCATCTGCGCCGCGGCGCTGTCCTGGATGTGCAGGTCCGTGCCATGCACGAAGTAGAACGGCGTCTTCTGCTCCTGCCGCACGAGGGGGAAGTCGGCCTGTTCCGCGCCAGTGGGGACATTGCGGTAGAAACCGGCCGCGGGCCACGTGCCGGTGGGGTTGACCACGAAGACGACCTGCGGACCGTCGGGGGACTGGAGCTGGTAGGCGCCGTCCGCGCCGGGGGCGACGATGGCGATGCCGTCGCTCACCAGCACACCGGCGGCGGGGGGCTCGCCGGCCTGGTACTGGCCGTCACCGTTGGCGTCGAGGAAGACGTGGCCGGAGATCGTGCCGGCGTAGACGAAGGCGGACAGGA containing:
- a CDS encoding amidohydrolase family protein; translated protein: MDLDLIITGGTVYDGSGSEGFRADVGVAGDRVKAVGDLSQAVAPRTLDATGLAVCPGFIDPHTHCHVDVDKDILHSDNLLRQGITTVIAGNCGGSGWPVGEHLAKVEREGFKSNYAMLVGHHTIRRVAMEGSESPWPTYEQTVAMQDMVRQGLEEGAIGITVGYAQRHETFEEIVDVTRPAADAGAIYASHIRSEGKGLLQAVAEAIEVAHQTGIAVQISHLKTDGPAFWDKLDLVLEMMEDAVARGLDVAADRYPYIGWHGGSTNIMNRWCYEEAQQRGGREHLKDPDVIEHFRQEIASLLAQYGGPDKLMFTSLKQPDPEVDGKTVADLMAQWGAEAIDVSLEIERRNAENAIGAVGFTMSEDNLKTILAHPLVMVGTDAHLEVFGRYATHPRNYGTYPRVLGKYVREERLMSLGEAVEKMTSKPARRYGLRDRGWLRPGYFADLVIFDPATVADNAAFTNAHQYPTGMPFVLVNGQVAVDNDVTAAGHFGRVLRRDG
- a CDS encoding FAD-dependent oxidoreductase, coding for MTDSNPRLHQEQPRALRLGTGRDIVTEPPRDTPVVAEVDVLVVGGGPAGVGAALAAAREGARTLLLERHGMLGGMWTAGLVNPFFEFRKKGWLVAELVERLQTEGAWHHHAWRATFDTEAMVRLLETMFAEAGATFWYHVLMTEPIVTEGAVRGVIIESKAGREAVLASVVVDCTGDGDVAARAGVPYELGRLSDGLMQPMTLMFEIEGLGGYEQGATEETYDQLAQAIAAYDLGVELPIGRVNYAPAIITMPRPGSAMVQATHVYRLNGLNPRDVTEGIVTARRQAYDLVTALRHVPGLEGVRLVRTAPTLGLRETRRLCGRYRLTLDDLAAGRRFPDAVTCCAFGVDVHEPAPGAGVPSGHGAPMQAYEIPYRCLLPENVQGLLFAGRCISGSHEAHASYRVTGTCMAMGQAAGLAAAWAARTGAMPGDLPGEELRGLLEGRGVGFL
- a CDS encoding cupin domain-containing protein gives rise to the protein MSDDQPTYTTLDGSLIREIIRPERQGSRHLSLAEATIAPGQSTTRHRHRQSEEVYFVLSGEGIVEVAARQQPVQTGDAVLIPPGAEHRATCLSNTPLRLLCLCSPPYQHEDTELTEGVVV
- a CDS encoding metallophosphoesterase yields the protein MRRLTLPLLLVFLSAFVYAGTISGHVFLDANGDGQYQAGEPPAAGVLVSDGIAIVAPGADGAYQLQSPDGPQVVFVVNPTGTWPAAGFYRNVPTGAEQADFPLVRQEQKTPFYFVHGTDLHIQDSAAAQMAQYVKTLNELPVPLAFVVHTGDLAVDTTGCPLPEGERRLKLYQQMVAPLKMPLFNLPGNHEHAGAGSLDGPRTEPDWGKGIYRRLFGPMHYAFNYAGVGFIAMDGTDVSSGKVAYEIPQECMAWLKAYLPHVDMATPLVMMIHEEFFTLAQKPEVEQLLQGRKVIMALCGHGHSLSRVPFAGGMETEGGAVSYAWHGSSFAPNAMAYHLVKITPDGFEDVMGDWAERYPVTVVSPARSATLRDEAACDVRFLDLKSEVTSVDVSLGEAKQAVTDFRPDGLTRRFSCALKLPALVDGVHDFVLTLHGPGEPMVERQPFLVLTGREEPFAATAPAKLSMMLFGVQAANLVKVNGQEIGTLPADAKERQNFSLEVPATALRRLNTVEFVSAPLAAGGYDNFSALYVTMTYQGKKVSDPRNHGVTVPKSDQAVSRSLYFDIK